In Thermodesulfobacteriota bacterium, the genomic window CCGGTACCGACCCAGCCTATTCTAGTTTGAGACGGGTTTATGCTTTTCATCTACTTGATTAGCTATTAAACCCTTTTTGTCCTCCCCCCTTTGCGGGGGAGGATAAGGGGGGGGTAATTTTTCACCCCCATCCTAACCCCACAAAGGGGGGAAGGAACGAATAAAAGTACTAACAATTCATTTCTTATAATCCAAATATGCCATAAACGCATCTATTCCAGCCTGGGCCACGATTCGGTCCTCGTCCACAGTGCCCGAACTGCAACCGATACCACCTACGATTTGACCATCAACAAAAATAGGAAGACCGCCCCCAAGTATCATGAACCTTCCCCGGTTGCTCACGTGAATTCCAAAAGCCGGTTTACCGGGGCCGGCAATTTCCGCATACTCGTGTGTTCCCTTTCTCGCTCCAGCAGCGGTGAAAGCCTTGTTAATAGCAACGTCGATACTGGTTATCTTAGCCTTGTCCATGCGATAAAAGGCCAACAGATTCCCACCGTCATCTACAACCGCGATATCCATGTCCACACCTATTTCCCTGGCCTTCTTCTCGGCGCCCTGAAGTATGATCTTGGCGTCTTCCAAGGTTAGCTTGGGTACTGTTATCATCTCGTTTCACATCACCATCATCTATCAAACTAACATCGCTAAACAAACTTTTTTTGTTCTCGGTGCTCTGTGGCAAAAAGCTACTTACGGGCGCTGAACTTAAGACCGGTCTTAGAGCGATCCCAAGTCTTTTCTGTAATTTCCTTAAGCTCGGCCATTTTGACCTTCTGGGTAGCGGTGACCGGAAATCCATCCGGATATATCTCGATAAACCGGGGTATCATGAACACCGGCGCTTGTTCCGCCATCCATTTGCAAAACTCTACCGGTTCGAAAGATCCCTCCGGTTTTAGAGTTATGTTTAGCTTGATTTCATCGTCCGAAACATTGGGGAGCCTAATCCCTACGGCAATCGCTTCTTGTACCGCCAGATAGCGCATGGCCACATCTTGAACCGCAATCGGGTCTACGTTTTCTCCCGAGACCCTTATTCGACTGTGCCTCCCCTGGAAATAGAACCTTCCATCTATTCCCTGCGCCAGGATGTCGTCCGAATTGAAGAAACCGTCGTCATCGAATGCCTCTCTTGTTCGCCTTGGCTCCTTGAAGTATTCATTAAGAGTAGTGTGTGGAATTAACGGCTTAATAAACAGTAGTCCTTTGGCCTCGTCTGGCGGTGTGGGATTTTCAAAAGGATCCCAGAAGGGGCGTATAACCTTGCTCGTGTTCTCCG contains:
- a CDS encoding heme-binding protein, producing MITVPKLTLEDAKIILQGAEKKAREIGVDMDIAVVDDGGNLLAFYRMDKAKITSIDVAINKAFTAAGARKGTHEYAEIAGPGKPAFGIHVSNRGRFMILGGGLPIFVDGQIVGGIGCSSGTVDEDRIVAQAGIDAFMAYLDYKK